One window from the genome of Lentimicrobiaceae bacterium encodes:
- the prfA gene encoding peptide chain release factor 1, whose product MLEKLAAIYQRYLEIEQEMNDPAVMSDMKNYVKLSKDYKDLQPVIDAYNQYTAVLDNIKSAKEMLYNEKDEDFRAMAKDELNELTLRKEQLDENIRLMLIPADPQDRKNAIVEIRAGTGGDEASIFAGDLYRMYLKYCENKGWKAEVVDYTEGTMGGYKEVIFNVSGENVYGQMKYESGVHRVQRVPITETQGRVHTSAATVAVLPEADEFDVEIKPSDIKKETFCSSGPGGQSVNTTYSAVRLTHVPTGIVVSCQDQKSQIKNLDKAMNVLRTRIFELEYKKYLDEIASKRKTMVSTGDRSAKIRTYNYPQSRVTDHRINLTMYNLQTFTDGDIQSMIDALQLAENAERLKEAVA is encoded by the coding sequence ATGTTAGAGAAATTAGCCGCTATTTATCAACGATACCTCGAAATTGAACAGGAAATGAACGACCCTGCAGTGATGTCGGATATGAAAAATTATGTTAAACTGAGTAAAGATTACAAAGACCTTCAGCCTGTTATAGATGCTTACAATCAGTATACTGCTGTCCTTGATAATATAAAGTCGGCAAAAGAAATGCTATACAACGAAAAAGACGAAGATTTTAGGGCAATGGCTAAGGATGAACTCAACGAACTTACCCTTCGTAAAGAACAGTTAGATGAAAACATTCGCCTGATGCTTATTCCTGCCGACCCTCAGGATAGAAAAAATGCCATAGTGGAAATACGCGCCGGAACCGGAGGCGACGAAGCCAGCATCTTTGCCGGTGACCTTTACCGTATGTACCTTAAATATTGTGAGAACAAGGGATGGAAGGCAGAAGTGGTTGACTACACCGAAGGAACGATGGGAGGCTACAAAGAAGTAATTTTTAATGTATCAGGCGAAAATGTATACGGGCAGATGAAATACGAATCGGGAGTGCACCGCGTGCAGCGGGTTCCCATTACTGAGACACAGGGACGCGTACATACCTCCGCCGCAACCGTTGCCGTTTTGCCCGAAGCTGACGAGTTCGACGTGGAAATAAAACCTTCTGACATAAAAAAAGAAACATTTTGTTCTTCCGGACCCGGCGGACAATCGGTAAATACTACTTATTCGGCAGTACGCCTTACCCATGTTCCTACAGGTATTGTCGTTTCGTGCCAGGACCAGAAATCGCAGATCAAAAATCTGGATAAAGCCATGAATGTGTTGCGCACCCGTATTTTTGAACTTGAGTACAAAAAATACCTCGACGAAATAGCCTCTAAACGCAAAACTATGGTTTCTACTGGCGACCGTTCTGCAAAAATCCGGACATATAACTATCCCCAAAGTCGTGTTACCGACCATCGCATCAATCTTACTATGTACAACCTGCAGACTTTCACCGATGGTGATATTCAATCTATGATTGATGCACTACAGCTTGCCGAAAATGCCGAACGCCTGAAGGAAGCGGTTGCGTAA
- a CDS encoding cold shock domain-containing protein, translating into MITGKIKFFNIKKGFGFIVEDETQNEIFFHVSGLLDKPVGENDAVTYEVVEDKKGIKAINVKKI; encoded by the coding sequence ATGATTACTGGTAAAATTAAGTTCTTCAACATTAAAAAAGGCTTCGGCTTTATCGTTGAGGATGAAACACAAAATGAAATCTTCTTCCATGTTTCCGGTCTGTTAGACAAGCCTGTAGGTGAAAACGATGCTGTTACCTATGAAGTGGTGGAAGATAAAAAAGGTATTAAAGCAATCAACGTGAAAAAAATTTAA